One segment of Cohaesibacter intestini DNA contains the following:
- a CDS encoding TCR/Tet family MFS transporter: MTNHATATPAHGHSARFAFITVFLDAMGIGIILPVMPDLIQELSSSSISQAAIYGGYLSFVYALMQFLTGPTLGNFSDRFGRRPILLISLAALGVDYVIMGFAPSLWLLAVGRLIAGIAGATHATAFAVTADISDNSNRTRNFGMVSAGFGFGFIAGPIIGGLVAEFGTRAPFFAAAFLVFLNFLYGAIIFPETLSEENRRAFSWRRANPLGALQQASLVPGLIFFLAAFFLFHLATHIYPAIWPYYTREAFQWTSREIGISLGIFGLFYALVQAFLIRWLLSFISESRVALLGILLETIALIGYLFIFQGWILYLFLPFSALGGITGPAMQGLMTKRVSDNAQGELQGAIASISAITTILSPLIMTWLFAFFTVQGTPYYHPAGAFGIAALLTLLVLWPLRRAISITTQAT; encoded by the coding sequence ATGACAAACCACGCCACTGCCACACCAGCTCACGGGCATTCCGCTCGCTTTGCCTTCATCACGGTCTTTCTGGATGCGATGGGTATTGGCATCATTTTGCCCGTCATGCCGGATCTCATACAGGAACTTTCCTCCTCCAGTATCAGCCAGGCAGCCATCTATGGCGGGTATCTCAGCTTCGTTTATGCCTTGATGCAATTTCTGACCGGACCGACATTGGGCAATTTTTCTGACCGCTTTGGCAGGCGCCCCATCTTGCTCATTTCCCTGGCCGCCCTCGGCGTTGATTATGTGATCATGGGCTTTGCCCCGTCCCTATGGCTTCTGGCCGTGGGGCGGCTGATTGCCGGCATCGCCGGAGCAACCCATGCCACGGCCTTTGCCGTAACAGCGGATATTTCGGACAATAGCAACCGAACCCGCAATTTCGGAATGGTCAGTGCAGGCTTTGGATTCGGTTTCATCGCCGGACCAATCATCGGTGGACTGGTGGCAGAATTTGGCACCCGAGCCCCCTTCTTTGCAGCCGCTTTTCTGGTCTTCTTGAACTTCCTTTATGGCGCCATCATCTTTCCCGAAACACTTTCTGAAGAGAATCGGCGTGCCTTTAGCTGGAGACGAGCCAATCCTCTCGGTGCGCTACAACAAGCCAGTTTGGTGCCGGGTCTGATCTTTTTCCTGGCCGCCTTTTTCCTGTTCCATCTGGCAACCCATATCTATCCTGCCATCTGGCCCTACTATACCCGCGAGGCGTTTCAATGGACGAGCCGCGAAATTGGCATTTCTCTGGGCATTTTTGGTTTGTTTTATGCCTTGGTACAGGCCTTCCTGATTCGTTGGCTACTCTCATTCATCAGTGAATCCCGCGTTGCCCTCCTCGGCATCCTGCTCGAAACCATAGCCTTGATTGGCTATCTGTTTATCTTTCAGGGCTGGATCCTCTATCTCTTCCTGCCCTTCAGTGCACTGGGCGGCATCACCGGCCCAGCAATGCAGGGACTGATGACCAAGCGCGTTTCCGACAACGCCCAAGGTGAACTGCAAGGCGCGATCGCGTCCATCAGCGCGATCACCACCATCCTCAGCCCCCTGATTATGACCTGGCTGTTTGCCTTTTTCACCGTCCAAGGTACCCCATATTATCATCCAGCAGGCGCCTTTGGCATCGCCGCCCTCCTGACGCTCCTTGTTTTGTGGCCTTTGCGGCGCGCCATTTCGATCACGACTCAAGCCACCTGA
- the holA gene encoding DNA polymerase III subunit delta: protein MAQIKANMVDSFITRPNPQYKVILIYGQDTGLITERADRLAQYFLKDNSDPFASVRLDSSEIAADPLRLADEANTISMFGGCRIIILQVSGNKPIQKALDPVLSTPPKDAYIIIKAGDLKKSSPIRKSIEKATSAVALPCYVDAREALNGIIDEEINLANLTISDSARAMLLDNLGADRMASRAEIQKLCLYALGETQITDQHITDIVGDASTHQIDMVIDSAALGQIGELDRQMEQSLGSGQHPSVIGSAALRHFQMLEKCLSLMDKGTAPQSALDRAAPMLHFKRKGKIQAQTRIWSSAKASRACELLAESLANSRKHYHLSATIISETLLMIAATAQRSRK, encoded by the coding sequence ATGGCGCAGATCAAGGCCAATATGGTCGACTCTTTCATCACCAGACCCAATCCTCAGTATAAAGTCATCCTGATCTATGGTCAGGATACCGGCCTGATCACCGAACGGGCCGACCGGCTGGCGCAATATTTCCTCAAAGACAACAGCGATCCCTTTGCCTCTGTACGGCTTGATTCAAGCGAAATTGCCGCCGATCCCTTGCGCCTTGCCGATGAAGCCAACACCATTTCGATGTTTGGCGGCTGCCGTATCATCATCCTGCAAGTCAGCGGCAACAAGCCCATTCAGAAAGCGCTCGACCCGGTCCTCTCCACGCCGCCAAAAGACGCCTATATCATTATCAAGGCAGGCGATCTGAAAAAGTCGAGCCCCATTCGCAAGAGCATCGAGAAAGCCACCAGCGCTGTCGCCCTGCCTTGCTATGTGGATGCCCGCGAAGCGCTCAATGGCATCATTGACGAAGAGATCAATCTCGCCAACCTCACCATCAGCGACTCTGCCCGAGCCATGTTGCTGGACAATCTCGGTGCAGACCGCATGGCGTCGCGCGCAGAAATCCAAAAGCTTTGTCTCTATGCATTGGGCGAAACGCAAATCACTGACCAGCATATCACCGACATTGTCGGCGACGCGTCCACCCACCAGATCGATATGGTAATCGATAGCGCAGCGCTCGGTCAGATCGGTGAGCTGGATCGCCAGATGGAGCAAAGCCTTGGCTCGGGCCAACATCCTTCGGTTATCGGGTCCGCTGCGCTTCGTCATTTTCAGATGCTGGAAAAGTGCCTCTCTTTGATGGACAAGGGAACCGCACCGCAATCAGCCCTCGATCGTGCCGCCCCAATGCTGCATTTCAAGCGCAAGGGCAAAATACAGGCCCAAACGCGCATCTGGTCCAGTGCCAAAGCATCCCGGGCCTGTGAGCTTTTGGCCGAGAGCCTTGCCAACAGCCGCAAACATTATCATCTCTCTGCGACCATCATCTCGGAGACCTTACTGATGATCGCCGCGACGGCCCAGCGCAGCCGCAAGTGA